A genome region from Candidatus Omnitrophota bacterium includes the following:
- the mreC gene encoding rod shape-determining protein MreC, translating to MKKFQNKPLTVVAAVSFVIILLIAFESLTNRTTLGLHSILQVPAQIASAVFGTGFELLHFKSIANENKRLKRDVAALGSRAAALDEAVSENRRLKGLLSMKDKIGRRSVAAKVTGLDISNWAESLIINKGIKDGIKEDMAALADGVVIGKVTAVGRVSSRVSLVSDPEIRVAVVSQRGRAGGLMYGIAHGRCIMKFIPKDADIKAGDTVVISGTSGVYPQGFLVGKVIDVKMEFNMMYQFAVIEPAINPMAVEEVLTVE from the coding sequence GTGAAAAAATTTCAGAACAAACCTTTAACTGTCGTAGCCGCAGTATCCTTTGTCATTATCCTGCTGATCGCGTTTGAGTCCCTCACGAACAGAACGACCCTAGGCCTCCATTCCATCCTGCAGGTTCCCGCTCAGATAGCCTCCGCCGTATTCGGGACCGGGTTCGAGCTCCTGCATTTCAAAAGCATAGCCAATGAAAATAAAAGGTTAAAGCGCGATGTCGCGGCGCTGGGTTCGCGCGCGGCCGCGCTCGATGAGGCCGTCTCCGAGAACAGGAGGCTCAAGGGCCTGCTCTCGATGAAGGATAAGATCGGCAGGCGCTCCGTGGCCGCCAAAGTGACGGGACTTGACATCTCGAACTGGGCCGAGAGCCTGATAATAAACAAGGGCATAAAAGACGGTATTAAGGAAGATATGGCCGCGCTGGCCGACGGTGTCGTGATAGGGAAGGTCACGGCCGTCGGCAGGGTGAGTTCCCGCGTATCCCTGGTCAGCGATCCTGAGATAAGGGTCGCGGTCGTATCACAAAGGGGAAGGGCGGGCGGCCTGATGTACGGCATCGCGCACGGCAGGTGCATAATGAAGTTCATCCCGAAGGATGCGGACATAAAAGCCGGCGACACGGTGGTGATTTCAGGCACTAGCGGCGTATACCCGCAGGGTTTCCTTGTGGGGAAAGTCATAGACGTAAAAATGGAATTCAACATGATGTACCAGTTCGCGGTCATAGAGCCGGCTATAAACCCGATGGCGGTTGAGGAGGTATTAACGGTAGAATGA
- the mreD gene encoding rod shape-determining protein MreD, with amino-acid sequence MSWPRIIITLVIISVLEAGSRNYIKLLGASPELVLIGVLFFSLNSDKEKGAVCGFAGGLLEMVFSGAHPLILVLYGAIGYAAGLYKEALYRHLASAQMIIAAIAVVFSTLIYGLLISSAGFPYYKAVIFITIPVAIYTSLLAPPVFRALEFFMPSIETDYKEIVFKKKVFEGRRPQ; translated from the coding sequence ATGAGTTGGCCGCGGATCATCATAACACTCGTCATTATTTCGGTCCTTGAGGCGGGAAGCCGCAATTACATAAAACTCCTCGGCGCAAGCCCGGAACTTGTCCTTATAGGCGTGTTATTTTTTTCGCTTAATTCCGATAAAGAGAAGGGCGCGGTCTGCGGCTTCGCCGGCGGCCTCCTGGAGATGGTCTTCTCCGGGGCGCATCCGCTGATACTTGTACTTTACGGCGCGATAGGCTACGCTGCAGGTTTATATAAAGAAGCGCTTTACAGGCATCTGGCGTCGGCGCAGATGATAATCGCCGCTATCGCGGTCGTCTTTTCGACACTTATTTACGGCCTGCTTATCTCTTCGGCCGGTTTTCCTTACTATAAGGCTGTCATCTTCATTACCATACCCGTTGCGATATACACTTCGTTATTGGCGCCCCCGGTCTTCAGGGCCCTCGAGTTCTTCATGCCGTCGATAGAGACGGACTATAAAGAGATAGTCTTCAAGAAAAAGGTATTTGAGGGCAGGCGGCCTCAATAG
- the mrdA gene encoding penicillin-binding protein 2 codes for MRGRIYSIIVDVLFLVILAGLAYLQILRWPLYHDLSRKNHIRLIPMPGLRGTIYDRNGLAIVDNRLSFDVVIIPQEVENVDTTYGRLSRALGISRSRIESIVKKDYTAPFAPITIAGDVDKDLAFRLEEKKQELPGVLVLPRTLRWYIYGERTSHLIGYLSLINKEELERLGDYGYSISDLVGRDGIERAYDKYLKGEDGGTQLEVDATGRLVKILGSKNQKKGTDITLTVDVKLQAYAADCLEGVKGSVVIMDPRNGEILAMASSPSFDSNIFVERGKGEQAAGYMKSGSHPMLNRAINGQYPAGSIFKIIMSDAGLETKTITEHSTFVCNGKFFLGRAEFDCWKEGGHGPQDLRDAITHSCNVYFYNLGHKLGPNVISEYSQKFGLGKPTGIDIAGESSGLVPSPAWKKAKRGQNWYEGETINYAIGQGDLLVTPLQMVEVVSVFATEGSAPRPHIIKKIGNADVQAPKPKTIPVSKAAIETIKSAMVNAVASNTGTGQRARIEGIKVAAKTGTAQTTNGEPHAWFLGFAPAGDPKIAFVVMVEHGGHGGVTAADIAKKILDFAKDNTEVFK; via the coding sequence ATGCGCGGCAGGATCTATTCGATAATAGTAGATGTCTTATTCCTGGTCATACTGGCGGGGTTGGCCTATCTCCAGATATTGAGGTGGCCGCTCTACCACGACCTCTCAAGGAAGAACCACATAAGGCTGATACCGATGCCCGGCCTGCGCGGCACTATCTATGACAGGAACGGCCTCGCCATAGTCGATAACCGCCTTTCTTTCGACGTGGTCATCATTCCTCAGGAGGTGGAGAATGTCGATACGACATACGGCCGTCTCTCCCGGGCCCTGGGCATTTCGAGGTCCCGCATCGAATCGATCGTGAAAAAGGATTATACCGCGCCGTTCGCGCCGATAACCATCGCCGGCGACGTCGATAAGGACCTCGCTTTCCGCCTCGAGGAGAAGAAACAGGAGCTTCCCGGCGTTCTGGTCCTGCCGAGGACCCTCCGGTGGTATATCTACGGGGAAAGGACGTCGCACCTGATCGGTTACTTAAGCCTCATAAACAAGGAAGAGCTTGAGAGACTCGGCGATTACGGGTATTCGATCAGCGACCTTGTCGGCCGTGACGGCATCGAGCGGGCCTATGACAAATACCTGAAAGGCGAGGACGGAGGCACGCAGCTGGAGGTGGACGCTACCGGCAGGCTCGTGAAGATCCTCGGAAGCAAGAACCAGAAGAAGGGCACGGATATCACCCTGACCGTCGACGTTAAACTGCAGGCTTATGCCGCAGACTGTCTCGAGGGGGTCAAAGGGTCGGTCGTCATAATGGACCCGCGCAACGGCGAGATACTTGCTATGGCGTCCTCGCCGTCATTCGACTCGAATATATTCGTCGAGCGCGGCAAGGGCGAACAGGCGGCGGGCTATATGAAATCGGGCTCGCACCCGATGCTCAACCGGGCGATAAACGGCCAGTATCCCGCGGGTTCTATCTTTAAGATAATAATGTCTGATGCCGGACTCGAGACGAAAACGATAACCGAACACTCGACTTTTGTCTGCAATGGGAAATTTTTCCTCGGCAGGGCCGAGTTCGACTGTTGGAAAGAGGGGGGACACGGACCGCAGGACCTGCGCGACGCGATAACGCATTCATGCAACGTTTATTTCTATAATCTGGGGCACAAGCTGGGGCCGAATGTGATCTCCGAATACTCCCAGAAGTTCGGCCTCGGGAAACCTACGGGAATAGATATTGCAGGCGAGAGCTCCGGACTTGTGCCGAGCCCGGCCTGGAAAAAGGCGAAGAGGGGACAGAACTGGTATGAGGGCGAGACGATCAATTATGCCATAGGCCAGGGGGACCTCCTGGTGACGCCGCTGCAGATGGTCGAGGTCGTCTCCGTGTTCGCGACCGAAGGCAGCGCGCCTAGGCCGCATATCATAAAGAAGATCGGCAATGCCGATGTCCAGGCACCGAAGCCGAAGACGATACCGGTCTCAAAGGCCGCGATCGAGACCATAAAGTCCGCGATGGTGAACGCCGTCGCCTCGAATACAGGGACCGGGCAGAGGGCCAGGATAGAAGGGATAAAGGTAGCAGCGAAGACAGGCACCGCGCAGACGACTAACGGCGAACCGCACGCGTGGTTTTTGGGTTTTGCGCCCGCCGGCGATCCGAAGATAGCTTTTGTGGTGATGGTCGAACACGGCGGCCACGGAGGCGTGACCGCAGCCGACATAGCAAAGAAGATACTCGATTTCGCGAAGGATAACACGGAAGTATTCAAATGA
- the rodA gene encoding rod shape-determining protein RodA: protein MKNGYKLKGEFDYGLVLITAVILLMGLFVIYSASYQKLVSSNANLAMRQVNSALIGLLIAAAIFRIGYQRIIDFSYYIFGLNVLFLILVLVPGIGDVRYGARRWIDFGSFAFQPSEFAKVTFIFALAKYLGDIKEGIERPKALIVPFAMAVVPMLLIFKEPDLGTALIFVPILLTMLLIAGARLKYLLLVIGAGLACAPFLWFILKDYQRARLLVFLNPNLDPLGAGYTIIQSKIAIGSGGIFGKGWLSGTQNQLNFLPERHTDFIFSVVGEEWGFIGGALLLFLFYRFVGKGIRIAETTSDTYGKALAYGITTMFAVHVIVNIGMVCGIMPVVGLPLPFVSYGGSFLMMSLACVGILENIKNKRKVF from the coding sequence ATGAAGAACGGCTATAAGTTAAAAGGCGAATTTGATTACGGGCTCGTGCTCATAACGGCAGTCATCCTGCTCATGGGGCTCTTCGTCATCTACAGCGCCTCGTACCAGAAACTCGTCTCTTCGAACGCGAACCTCGCGATGAGGCAGGTCAATTCCGCATTGATCGGCCTTCTCATCGCTGCGGCGATATTCAGGATAGGTTACCAGAGGATAATAGATTTCAGTTATTATATCTTCGGCCTGAATGTCCTATTCCTGATCCTGGTCCTCGTCCCCGGCATCGGCGATGTCCGCTACGGGGCGAGGCGGTGGATAGACTTCGGCTCATTCGCATTCCAGCCGTCGGAATTCGCGAAGGTTACTTTTATATTCGCGCTGGCGAAGTATCTCGGGGACATAAAGGAAGGGATAGAAAGACCGAAGGCTCTCATTGTCCCTTTTGCCATGGCGGTGGTCCCGATGCTCCTCATATTCAAGGAGCCGGACCTTGGCACGGCTTTGATATTCGTCCCGATCCTGCTCACCATGCTGCTTATAGCCGGCGCGCGGTTGAAATACCTTCTTTTAGTGATCGGCGCGGGCCTGGCGTGCGCGCCGTTTTTATGGTTCATCCTGAAGGATTACCAGAGGGCGCGGCTTTTGGTCTTCCTGAACCCGAATCTCGATCCTCTCGGCGCCGGATACACGATCATACAGTCCAAAATAGCGATAGGCTCGGGAGGGATCTTCGGAAAGGGGTGGCTTTCCGGGACGCAGAACCAGCTGAATTTCCTGCCTGAACGCCACACGGATTTCATCTTCTCGGTAGTGGGCGAGGAGTGGGGGTTTATCGGGGGCGCCCTGCTCTTGTTCCTTTTTTACAGGTTCGTCGGAAAGGGGATAAGGATAGCCGAAACGACAAGCGACACATACGGGAAAGCCCTTGCCTACGGGATCACCACGATGTTCGCGGTGCATGTGATAGTTAATATCGGCATGGTCTGCGGCATAATGCCTGTCGTCGGCCTGCCGCTTCCTTTCGTATCATACGGCGGTTCCTTCCTCATGATGTCCCTCGCCTGCGTCGGCATCCTTGAGAATATAAAAAACAAACGCAAGGTGTTCTGA